One window of the Streptomyces sp. NBC_00654 genome contains the following:
- a CDS encoding MbtH family protein, translating into MTNPFDDDGSFFVLVNDEGQHSLWPTFAEVPAGWSRVHGEATRQECLDYVEENWKDLRPKSLIQEAGV; encoded by the coding sequence ATGACCAACCCGTTCGACGACGACGGATCCTTTTTCGTGCTGGTCAACGATGAGGGCCAGCATTCCCTCTGGCCGACCTTCGCGGAAGTGCCCGCCGGATGGTCCCGTGTCCACGGTGAGGCCACCCGTCAGGAGTGCCTCGACTACGTCGAGGAGAACTGGAAGGACCTCCGGCCGAAGAGCCTCATCCAGGAAGCCGGCGTCTGA
- a CDS encoding tryptophan 7-halogenase has translation MSVEEFDVVVAGGGPGGSTVATLVAMQGHRVLLLEKENFPRYQIGESLLPATVHGVCRMLGVADELAECGFPMKRGGTFRWGARPEPWTFHFGLSARMAGSTSYAYQVERARFDEILLNNAKRKGVVVREGCAVTDVVEDGDRVTGLRYTDPDGIERAVSARFVVDASGNKSRLYTNVGGTRNYSEFFRSLALFGYFEGGKRLPEPASGNILSVAFDSGWFWYIPLSDTLTSVGAVVRREDAEKVQGDREKALNSLIAECPMISEYLSDATRVTTGKYGEVRVRKDYSYQQTSYWRPGMVLVGDAACFVDPVFSSGVHLATYSGLLAARSINSVLAGELDEKTVLTEFEARYRREYQVFYEFLMSFYQMNVNEDSYFWQAKKVTNSQNATDIESFVELIGGVSSGETALTPADRIAERSAEFAAAVDQMAGGDQEDMVPMFKSQVVQQAMQEAGQVQMKALLGEDAEPELPLFPGGLVTSPDGMKWMPHQPA, from the coding sequence ATGTCGGTCGAAGAATTCGATGTAGTGGTGGCCGGTGGTGGGCCGGGTGGTTCGACGGTGGCCACACTCGTGGCCATGCAGGGCCATCGGGTGCTGCTGCTGGAGAAAGAGAACTTTCCCCGGTACCAGATCGGTGAGTCGTTGCTGCCCGCCACGGTGCACGGAGTGTGCCGGATGCTCGGCGTCGCGGACGAACTGGCCGAATGCGGGTTCCCGATGAAGCGGGGTGGCACGTTCCGCTGGGGCGCTCGCCCGGAGCCGTGGACGTTCCACTTCGGCCTCTCCGCCCGGATGGCCGGCTCGACGTCGTACGCCTATCAGGTCGAGCGGGCGCGATTCGACGAGATCCTGTTGAACAACGCCAAACGCAAGGGTGTGGTCGTGCGGGAGGGATGCGCGGTCACCGATGTGGTGGAAGACGGCGATCGTGTCACCGGTCTGCGTTACACCGATCCCGATGGCATTGAGCGTGCGGTGTCGGCGCGCTTCGTGGTTGACGCGTCGGGCAACAAGAGCCGGCTGTACACCAACGTCGGCGGCACGCGGAACTATTCGGAGTTCTTCCGCAGCCTGGCGCTGTTCGGGTACTTCGAAGGGGGCAAGCGGCTGCCCGAGCCCGCCTCCGGCAACATCCTGAGCGTGGCCTTCGACAGCGGCTGGTTCTGGTACATCCCGCTGAGCGACACGCTGACCAGCGTCGGCGCGGTAGTGCGCAGGGAGGACGCCGAGAAGGTCCAAGGAGATCGGGAGAAGGCACTCAATTCCTTGATCGCCGAGTGCCCGATGATCTCGGAATACCTGTCGGACGCGACCCGGGTGACGACCGGCAAGTACGGGGAAGTGCGGGTCCGCAAGGACTACTCGTATCAGCAGACGAGTTACTGGCGGCCGGGGATGGTTCTGGTCGGCGATGCCGCGTGCTTCGTGGACCCGGTGTTCTCTTCCGGGGTGCATCTGGCGACCTACAGCGGGCTGCTCGCGGCCCGGTCGATCAACAGCGTCCTCGCGGGCGAGCTGGATGAGAAGACGGTACTGACCGAGTTCGAGGCGCGGTATCGCCGCGAGTACCAGGTGTTCTACGAGTTCCTCATGTCGTTCTACCAGATGAACGTGAACGAGGACTCGTATTTCTGGCAGGCCAAGAAGGTCACGAACAGTCAGAACGCCACGGATATCGAGTCGTTCGTGGAGCTGATCGGTGGGGTGTCGTCCGGTGAGACGGCGCTGACGCCGGCGGACAGGATAGCCGAGCGCAGCGCCGAGTTCGCCGCGGCCGTGGATCAGATGGCAGGCGGCGACCAGGAGGACATGGTGCCGATGTTCAAGTCGCAGGTGGTCCAGCAGGCGATGCAGGAGGCGGGCCAGGTGCAGATGAAGGCGCTGCTCGGCGAGGACGCCGAGCCCGAGCTGCCGCTGTTCCCCGGCGGGCTCGTGACCTCGCCCGACGGAATGAAATGGATGCCCCATCAACCGGCGTGA
- a CDS encoding glycosyltransferase has protein sequence MRVLLSTYGSRGDVEPLAALAAGLRELGAEARVCAPPDCAERLAEVGVPHVPVGPSARAPRHGTAPPSPEDMLRFSAEAIATQFDQLPAAAEGCDAVVTTGLLPVAIGVRSVAEKLGIPYFYAFHCPIYMPSPYYPPPPPLGEPPARDVTDIGALWDRNNQSAYRRYGGPLNDRRRAIGLPPVEDIFTFGYTDHPWLAADAVLAPLQPTDRDAVQTGAWILPDERPLSVELEAFLDAGSPPVYVGFGSLRAPADAVRVAVEAVRAHGRRVILSRGWADLILPDDRDDCFTIGEVNQQVLFGRVAAVIHHGGAGTTHVAARAGAPQVVVPQIADQPYYAGRVAELGIGVAHDGPAPTFESLSVALGTALAPGTRARATAAAGTIRGDGTRVAAELLLDAAGQDKEAVPA, from the coding sequence ATGCGTGTGTTGCTGTCGACGTATGGCAGCCGCGGAGACGTCGAACCGCTGGCAGCACTGGCGGCGGGGTTGCGGGAGCTCGGCGCGGAGGCGCGGGTGTGCGCACCGCCGGACTGCGCGGAGCGGCTGGCCGAGGTCGGTGTGCCGCATGTGCCGGTCGGCCCGTCGGCGCGCGCGCCGAGACACGGAACTGCGCCGCCGTCCCCCGAGGACATGCTCAGATTCTCGGCCGAGGCGATCGCCACGCAGTTCGACCAGCTCCCGGCAGCCGCCGAGGGGTGTGACGCGGTGGTGACGACCGGTTTGCTGCCCGTCGCGATCGGGGTCCGGTCGGTGGCCGAGAAGCTGGGCATCCCCTACTTCTACGCCTTCCACTGCCCGATCTACATGCCGTCGCCGTACTACCCGCCGCCGCCTCCCCTTGGCGAGCCGCCCGCACGGGATGTGACCGACATCGGGGCGCTGTGGGACCGGAACAACCAGAGCGCCTACCGGCGGTACGGCGGCCCGCTCAACGACAGGCGGCGCGCGATCGGCCTGCCACCGGTGGAGGACATCTTCACCTTCGGTTACACCGATCATCCCTGGCTGGCGGCGGACGCGGTCCTGGCCCCGCTGCAGCCGACGGACCGCGACGCCGTGCAGACCGGAGCGTGGATCCTGCCGGACGAACGGCCCCTTTCGGTGGAACTGGAGGCGTTTCTGGATGCCGGGTCACCGCCGGTGTACGTGGGTTTCGGCAGCCTGCGTGCGCCTGCGGACGCCGTCCGGGTGGCCGTCGAGGCGGTCCGTGCCCATGGCCGCCGGGTGATCCTCTCCCGCGGATGGGCCGATTTGATCTTGCCCGACGACCGGGATGACTGCTTCACCATCGGAGAAGTGAACCAACAGGTGCTGTTCGGCCGGGTGGCCGCCGTCATCCACCACGGCGGCGCGGGCACGACGCACGTGGCCGCGCGGGCAGGCGCCCCCCAGGTCGTGGTGCCCCAGATCGCGGACCAGCCGTACTACGCCGGCCGGGTGGCCGAGCTGGGCATCGGGGTGGCACATGACGGTCCGGCCCCGACGTTCGAATCCTTGTCGGTCGCGCTCGGCACAGCCCTTGCCCCGGGAACCCGCGCACGAGCGACGGCCGCGGCAGGCACGATCCGCGGCGATGGGACAAGGGTGGCCGCGGAGCTGCTGCTCGATGCGGCCGGCCAGGACAAGGAGGCTGTCCCCGCATGA
- a CDS encoding cytochrome P450, whose product MPEENNAVRGTFEEINVDLGLDIHRRDRFDPVPELRALMAEGPMAVLGVEDVPEGRTAWLAAGYDEIRHVLSSDKFSSKLLYRGTAAGFIFPGFLTQYDPPEHTRLRRMVTGPFAIRRIQGFRPQVEKIVEATLDDIEATGGPVDFVPHFGWPIATTVTCDFVGIPRDDQVELSRALHASRAERSGKRRLAAGNKFWAYMNQVVTRTRRDPGDDLFGVVVREHGDDITDAELIGVAAFVMGAGGDQVARFLAAAAWLMVEEPEQFAVLRDRPDTVPDWLDEVVRYITSDEKTTPRVALEDVRISGCPIKAGDTVTPSFLAANRWNFPGPDDRFDITREKPAHVAFGHGIHHCLGRSLAEMVFRVAIPALAHRFPTLRLAEPDREIKLGQPPLNVEALRLNW is encoded by the coding sequence GTGCCCGAGGAGAACAACGCTGTCCGGGGAACGTTCGAGGAGATCAACGTTGACCTGGGCCTGGACATACACCGACGGGACCGGTTCGATCCGGTGCCGGAGCTGCGCGCCTTGATGGCCGAAGGCCCCATGGCCGTACTGGGCGTCGAGGATGTCCCCGAAGGGCGGACCGCGTGGCTTGCCGCCGGGTACGACGAGATCCGGCATGTTCTCAGCTCGGACAAATTCAGTTCCAAGCTGCTCTACCGTGGCACCGCGGCCGGTTTCATATTCCCCGGCTTCCTCACCCAGTACGATCCACCGGAACACACGCGTCTGCGCCGGATGGTGACAGGCCCGTTCGCCATCCGGCGAATACAGGGGTTTCGGCCGCAGGTTGAGAAGATCGTCGAAGCCACCCTTGACGACATCGAGGCCACCGGTGGCCCGGTGGACTTCGTCCCGCATTTCGGGTGGCCCATCGCGACGACGGTGACCTGTGATTTCGTCGGCATTCCACGCGATGATCAGGTGGAGCTGTCCCGTGCCCTGCACGCCAGCCGGGCCGAACGGTCGGGTAAGCGGCGCCTGGCGGCGGGAAACAAGTTCTGGGCGTACATGAACCAGGTCGTGACGCGTACCCGCCGCGATCCCGGTGACGACCTGTTCGGCGTCGTGGTGCGCGAGCACGGCGACGACATAACCGACGCGGAGCTGATCGGAGTGGCCGCGTTCGTCATGGGCGCCGGCGGGGACCAGGTGGCTCGCTTCCTCGCGGCGGCCGCATGGCTGATGGTCGAGGAGCCCGAGCAGTTCGCCGTGCTGCGGGACAGGCCGGACACCGTGCCGGACTGGCTGGACGAGGTGGTCCGGTACATCACCAGTGACGAGAAGACCACTCCGCGCGTCGCGTTGGAGGACGTGCGTATCAGTGGTTGCCCCATCAAGGCAGGCGACACCGTCACACCCTCGTTCCTGGCCGCGAACCGCTGGAACTTCCCCGGCCCGGACGACCGCTTCGACATCACCAGGGAAAAGCCCGCGCATGTCGCGTTCGGGCACGGCATCCATCACTGCCTCGGCCGGTCGCTGGCCGAGATGGTGTTCCGGGTGGCGATTCCGGCTCTGGCACACCGCTTTCCCACCCTGCGGCTGGCCGAACCGGACCGCGAGATCAAGTTGGGGCAGCCGCCGCTCAACGTGGAAGCCCTGCGGCTCAACTGGTAG
- a CDS encoding cytochrome P450, translated as MGQRIGQVAPILREPPNFKLRTNCDPHAENFDLQAHGPLFRIVGEASEQLGRDYVWQAFGYDVVRRILGDHENFTTRPRFIQGESEERVEPQFVGQISTYDPPEHTRLRKMLTPEFTVRRIRKMEPNIQALIDDRLEMMDAAGPLADIQRDFADPIGAGVLCELLGIPRDDRREFVRRLRRNVDLSRGLKARAADSAAFNRYLDNLITRQRKDPGEGLLGMVVQGHGDNITDEELKGLCMALILGGVETVAGMIGFGVVALLDNPDQIPLLFAGREKADLLVNELVRYLSPVQGPNPRLAIKDVVIDGQLIKAGDYVLCSVLMANRDDALTPNPNVVDANREPVSDVGFGHGIHYCVGAALARAMLRISYQSLWQRFPGLRLAVPIGEVKYRNAFVDCPDQVPVTW; from the coding sequence ATGGGGCAGCGTATCGGTCAGGTCGCACCAATCCTACGAGAGCCGCCGAACTTCAAGTTGAGAACGAACTGTGATCCGCATGCGGAAAACTTCGATCTCCAAGCGCATGGCCCGCTGTTCCGGATTGTCGGAGAGGCGTCCGAGCAGCTGGGCAGGGACTATGTTTGGCAGGCGTTCGGGTACGACGTCGTGCGCAGGATATTGGGCGATCACGAGAATTTCACGACCCGGCCTCGGTTCATCCAGGGGGAATCGGAGGAACGCGTAGAGCCCCAGTTCGTCGGGCAGATATCGACGTATGATCCGCCTGAGCACACACGCCTGCGGAAGATGCTGACACCGGAGTTCACGGTCCGGCGCATACGCAAGATGGAGCCCAACATACAAGCCCTTATCGACGATCGGCTCGAGATGATGGACGCCGCGGGACCACTCGCGGACATCCAGCGGGATTTCGCCGATCCGATCGGCGCGGGTGTTCTGTGTGAGCTGCTCGGCATCCCGCGGGATGATCGACGCGAGTTCGTCCGTCGGCTCAGGCGGAACGTCGATCTGAGTCGCGGGCTCAAGGCGAGGGCCGCCGACAGCGCGGCGTTCAACAGGTACCTGGACAACCTGATCACCCGGCAGCGGAAGGACCCCGGCGAGGGGCTCCTCGGCATGGTCGTGCAAGGGCACGGGGACAACATCACGGACGAGGAGTTGAAGGGCCTGTGCATGGCGCTGATCCTCGGTGGTGTCGAGACCGTCGCGGGGATGATCGGATTCGGGGTCGTCGCGCTTCTGGATAACCCCGACCAAATACCGTTGCTTTTCGCGGGCCGCGAGAAGGCCGATCTCCTGGTCAACGAACTGGTGCGTTATCTGTCGCCCGTGCAGGGGCCAAATCCCCGCCTGGCCATCAAGGACGTGGTCATCGATGGACAGTTGATCAAGGCGGGGGACTATGTGCTGTGCTCGGTTCTCATGGCCAACCGGGATGACGCGCTGACGCCGAACCCCAACGTCGTCGACGCGAACCGTGAACCGGTCTCGGACGTGGGATTCGGGCACGGCATCCACTACTGCGTAGGCGCGGCGTTGGCAAGGGCGATGCTGCGAATTTCCTATCAGTCCCTCTGGCAGCGCTTCCCCGGGCTCCGGCTGGCAGTGCCCATCGGTGAAGTGAAGTACCGAAACGCGTTCGTCGACTGCCCGGATCAGGTGCCAGTCACTTGGTAG
- a CDS encoding PIG-L deacetylase family protein → MNHTGPSSPHSLRRGKAVDRLTAMFRGPDRTRLLVISPHLDDAVLSFGAGLAQAERDGAQATVFTVFAGTASPPYSPAAQRLHGIWGISPDQDASLYRRKEDIAALGHLGVDYRHGRFLEAIYRKLPDGQWLADNVPGRQKVAISRQSSQGDSDLFSAVKADIETVVDECTPTLIVTCAAANGHTDNEIARDAALFVAHEQRIPVRLWEDLPHAIFGLGPVELPRGFRLGPPDFSSVKTETRARKFEALKRYPSQMSMLNGPDKDLFAQLEKHARENSPHGGYGEKTWEVV, encoded by the coding sequence ATGAACCACACCGGTCCGTCCAGTCCTCACTCGTTGCGACGCGGTAAGGCCGTCGATAGATTGACTGCCATGTTTCGCGGCCCCGACCGGACCCGATTACTGGTGATATCCCCTCATTTGGACGACGCGGTCCTGTCCTTCGGGGCCGGCCTCGCCCAGGCGGAGCGGGACGGTGCACAGGCGACCGTCTTCACGGTATTTGCCGGCACCGCATCACCTCCCTACTCCCCGGCGGCGCAGCGATTGCACGGAATCTGGGGCATCTCGCCGGATCAGGACGCATCGCTGTATCGCCGAAAAGAAGACATTGCCGCTCTCGGCCACCTGGGGGTCGACTACCGGCACGGCCGATTCCTTGAGGCCATTTATCGCAAGTTGCCGGATGGTCAATGGCTGGCTGACAACGTGCCAGGCCGGCAGAAGGTGGCAATCAGCAGACAATCGTCACAGGGCGATTCGGATCTGTTTTCCGCGGTAAAGGCTGACATCGAGACGGTTGTCGACGAGTGTACTCCGACGCTGATCGTCACCTGTGCGGCCGCCAACGGTCATACCGACAACGAGATCGCACGAGATGCCGCGCTGTTCGTGGCGCACGAGCAGCGCATTCCGGTGCGACTGTGGGAAGACCTTCCGCACGCGATCTTTGGGTTGGGTCCCGTCGAACTGCCGAGGGGATTTCGTCTCGGTCCTCCCGATTTCAGTTCCGTCAAGACGGAGACACGGGCGCGGAAATTCGAAGCCCTGAAGCGCTATCCGTCGCAAATGTCGATGCTCAACGGGCCCGACAAGGATCTGTTCGCCCAGCTGGAAAAGCATGCTCGGGAAAACTCACCACACGGCGGGTACGGCGAAAAGACCTGGGAAGTTGTCTGA
- a CDS encoding sulfotransferase domain-containing protein, protein MNGIRWIASYPKAGNTWLRCMLAAYISGESPKVWNDVYATTPVLEGMLRYGDLPPVEPTEPVLLKTHLRADVPVLDVLRKSTGKVLYLVRNPRDVLLSSLRMAAIPLDDLERSRAFVREFIATEGHQLAALSPGVGIGSWPENVRSWTESSGDRFPNADLLTVRYEDLRADPVARLAEIMEFLALGEPVEIANIRRAVEASTLERMRELEQQSARVGGGTSPTGQEAGGDGPKFVGEGRYGDRSLSFLGDEIESAYQELLHGDSAYAHYAKQYGYAE, encoded by the coding sequence ATGAACGGAATCCGATGGATCGCGTCCTATCCCAAGGCCGGAAACACGTGGCTCAGGTGCATGCTGGCCGCCTACATATCGGGAGAATCCCCGAAGGTCTGGAACGATGTGTACGCCACGACCCCCGTGCTCGAGGGGATGCTGCGTTACGGAGATCTGCCGCCGGTGGAGCCGACGGAACCGGTGCTGCTGAAGACGCACCTCAGGGCCGATGTGCCGGTGCTGGACGTGCTGAGGAAGTCGACCGGCAAGGTTCTCTATCTTGTGCGCAACCCGAGGGATGTCCTGCTCAGTTCGCTGCGCATGGCCGCGATACCGCTCGACGACCTGGAGAGAAGCCGCGCCTTCGTCCGCGAATTCATCGCCACGGAAGGCCACCAACTGGCGGCGCTCTCGCCGGGCGTCGGTATCGGGTCGTGGCCGGAGAACGTGCGGAGCTGGACCGAGTCGTCGGGTGACCGCTTCCCGAACGCGGACCTGCTGACGGTGCGCTATGAGGATCTGCGTGCCGATCCGGTAGCACGGCTCGCCGAGATCATGGAATTCCTCGCCCTCGGGGAGCCCGTCGAGATCGCGAACATTCGCCGCGCGGTGGAAGCCAGCACCCTGGAACGGATGCGTGAACTGGAGCAGCAGAGCGCACGGGTGGGGGGTGGGACGTCGCCCACTGGCCAGGAGGCCGGCGGTGATGGGCCGAAATTCGTGGGCGAGGGCAGGTACGGCGACCGTTCACTGTCCTTCTTGGGCGATGAGATCGAGTCCGCCTATCAGGAGCTGCTGCATGGGGACTCTGCATACGCTCATTACGCGAAGCAGTACGGGTACGCCGAATAG
- a CDS encoding cytochrome P450, with product MSGDDPRPVHVRRHGLDPADELLAAGPLTRVTVGSGADAVTRWMVTTHALVRQVMGDHRRFSTRRRWDRRDEIGGEGIFRPRELVGNLMDYDPPEHTRMRQKLTSGFTLRKMQRMQPSIEQIVTERLDAMEQAGSPADLIEYVAEEVPGAVLCELIGVPRDDRVMFMQLCHGHLDASRSQKRRAAAGEAFSRYLLAMIARERKNPGEGLIGAIVAEHGDAATDEELRGFCVQVMLAGDDNISGMIGLGVLALLRHPEQIAAFRGDERSAQRAVDELIRYLTVTYSPTPRIAMEDVIIGDQVVKKGESVICSLPAANRDPALTPDPERLDVTRDSVPHVAFGHGVHHCLGAALARLELRTVYTALWRRFPGLRLADPAQEDMFRLTTPAYGLTELMVAW from the coding sequence TTGAGTGGTGACGACCCACGCCCCGTCCACGTTCGCAGGCACGGCCTCGATCCGGCGGACGAACTGCTCGCTGCAGGACCGCTGACGAGGGTCACCGTCGGATCCGGAGCGGACGCCGTGACCCGCTGGATGGTGACCACGCACGCCCTCGTCCGACAGGTGATGGGCGATCACAGGAGGTTCAGCACACGGCGACGCTGGGACCGGCGGGACGAGATCGGCGGGGAGGGCATCTTCCGGCCGCGTGAGCTGGTCGGCAACCTGATGGACTACGACCCGCCGGAGCACACCCGGATGCGGCAGAAGCTGACCTCCGGCTTCACGCTGCGCAAGATGCAGCGTATGCAGCCCTCCATCGAACAGATCGTGACCGAGCGTCTCGATGCCATGGAGCAGGCGGGATCCCCCGCGGATCTGATCGAGTACGTCGCCGAGGAGGTGCCCGGGGCCGTGCTGTGCGAGCTGATCGGCGTGCCCCGGGACGACCGGGTCATGTTCATGCAGCTGTGTCACGGGCATCTCGATGCCTCGCGAAGCCAGAAGAGGCGGGCGGCGGCCGGCGAGGCCTTCTCCCGCTACCTGTTGGCGATGATCGCCAGAGAACGGAAGAATCCGGGCGAGGGGCTGATCGGAGCCATCGTCGCCGAACACGGCGACGCGGCCACGGACGAGGAGCTGAGGGGCTTCTGCGTCCAGGTGATGCTGGCCGGCGACGACAACATCTCCGGAATGATCGGGCTGGGCGTGCTGGCGCTGCTGCGGCACCCCGAGCAGATCGCCGCGTTTCGGGGCGACGAGCGGTCGGCGCAACGGGCGGTCGACGAGCTGATCCGCTACCTGACGGTCACCTATTCCCCGACACCCCGCATCGCCATGGAGGACGTCATCATCGGGGACCAGGTGGTCAAGAAGGGGGAGAGCGTCATCTGCTCGCTTCCGGCGGCCAACCGTGACCCTGCCCTGACGCCGGATCCGGAACGTCTCGATGTCACGCGCGATTCCGTCCCGCATGTCGCGTTCGGGCACGGCGTCCATCATTGCCTCGGAGCAGCTCTGGCCCGCCTCGAACTGCGGACTGTCTATACCGCTCTGTGGCGGCGATTTCCCGGGCTGAGGCTCGCGGATCCCGCGCAGGAGGACATGTTCCGCTTGACCACCCCTGCGTATGGACTGACGGAGCTGATGGTCGCTTGGTGA